From Spirosoma agri, one genomic window encodes:
- a CDS encoding NADPH:quinone oxidoreductase family protein → MKAILCTQFGPPETLVFDEIESPKAGKGQVVVSVKACGVNFPDTLMIDGKYQFKPPFPFSPGGEVAGVIKEVGEGVTHLSVGDNVFALTGHGGFAEEVVANASTTLLMPDGMDYVTAASTLYTYGTSYHALKDRANLKPSETLLVLGAAGGVGLAAVQLGVLMGARVIAAASSDEKLAVCRQLGAHETINYTAEDLRERIKILTEGTGIDVVYDPVGDRYAEPCIRSLAWKGRYLVVGFAAGSIPTIPLNLALLKGASLVGVFWGAFAQREPAVSLANFDQILRWINDGQLTQHIYKTYPLTEAPLALRALMDRQVIGKAVVVL, encoded by the coding sequence ATGAAAGCCATTTTGTGCACCCAGTTTGGCCCACCCGAAACCCTGGTTTTCGACGAAATCGAATCGCCCAAAGCGGGCAAGGGACAGGTTGTTGTCAGCGTCAAGGCGTGTGGCGTCAACTTTCCGGATACGCTCATGATCGACGGAAAATATCAGTTCAAACCGCCCTTCCCGTTCTCACCGGGGGGCGAAGTAGCGGGCGTCATCAAAGAGGTTGGTGAGGGCGTTACGCACCTGTCGGTGGGCGACAACGTCTTTGCCCTGACCGGACATGGCGGATTTGCCGAAGAAGTCGTCGCCAACGCATCCACCACCCTGCTCATGCCGGATGGCATGGATTACGTTACGGCGGCTTCGACCCTATACACCTATGGCACATCGTACCACGCGCTAAAAGACCGGGCTAATTTAAAACCGAGCGAAACACTACTGGTTCTTGGGGCCGCTGGCGGTGTGGGACTGGCCGCCGTTCAGCTGGGCGTATTGATGGGCGCACGGGTCATTGCCGCTGCATCGAGCGACGAAAAACTGGCAGTCTGCCGCCAGCTGGGTGCCCATGAAACGATCAATTATACGGCCGAAGATCTCCGTGAGCGCATCAAAATCCTGACAGAAGGGACTGGCATCGATGTCGTTTACGATCCCGTTGGCGACCGCTATGCCGAACCCTGCATCCGGTCACTAGCCTGGAAAGGCCGGTATCTGGTCGTTGGTTTTGCGGCTGGCTCGATCCCGACCATTCCGCTGAATCTGGCATTACTCAAGGGGGCCTCTCTGGTGGGCGTATTCTGGGGTGCCTTCGCGCAGCGCGAACCAGCGGTTAGCCTGGCCAATTTCGATCAGATTCTGCGCTGGATCAACGATGGTCAACTGACGCAACACATTTACAAAACCTATCCGCTTACGGAAGCACCGCTGGCGTTGCGAGCCCTGATGGATCGGCAGGTGATTGGAAAAGCCGTCGTTGTCTTGTAA